DNA sequence from the Desulfocurvibacter africanus subsp. africanus DSM 2603 genome:
ATCGCACGGATTATCAATGTTCCCGAGCGCCTGCCTCGCGGCCGGGCGGGCGTGGCCCCTTACGCCCGCCAGTTCGTACAGGCCCTGGAGGCCTTTGTGGGCGAGCATCCATACCAATTCTTCAACTTCTTCGACATGTGGGCCGGCGGTCCGGCGGAACGCACGGATGCGGCCGAACCCACGGCCAGAGCCTACGCACAAGGAGAAAAACCATGACGACCAGCGCCAAACTGCGCGACATTCTCGTGAACGAACTCAACCTGGAGGACGTGACTCCAGAGGAACTGACCGACGACACTGCCCTGTTCGGCGAGGGCCTTGGTCTCGACTCCTTGGACGCCGTGGAGATCGTCGTGCTCGTTCAGAAGCACTTCGGCGTCGAGATCAAGGACATGGAGGAGGGCAAGACCGCCTTCCAGAATATCGGCAGCCTGGCCAGCTTCATCGACGCGCGGAAGGCCCAATGAGCATTCGCGGCCGAGGCGTGGCCGTGGCCGGCCTGGGCTGCCTGTGCGCGGCCGGATTGAGCGTGGACGAGTGCGTCCGCGCTCTGTTCCGGGGCGAACGCGATCCCAGGCCGCCCGCGCGGCTCTCGACGAATTTGCCGACACGCAACCCCGTCTTCGAGCTGCCGGAGAGTTTCATCGCAGTCGAGCCCCTGGCCCGGCGCGAGGACACCACGCTCACGGCCGCCATGGCCGTGGCCACTGCCCGCGAGGCCTTGACCATGGCCGGACTTACGCCGGCTGCTTTGTCCGGGCTGCGCGTGGGCGCGCTCGTGGGGACCACCGTGGGCAGCGCCATGAACAATGAGGAATTCTATCGCGAGTACCGCACAGGCGGCCGGCCGAGCATGAAGCCCATCACGCGCTTCCTGCACAGCAATCCGGCCTCGGTGCTGGCGCGGGAGTTCGATCTGCGCGGCCCGGTGCAGACCGTGGTCAATGCCTGCTCCTCAGGCACCGACGCCGTGGGGCTGGCCGCCGAGTGGATCGCGGCCGGGTTGTGCGACGCGGTGCTGGCGGGCGGCAGCGACGAATTATGCCGCGTGACCTACCTCGGCTTCAATTCGCTCATGATCTTCGACTCCGAGCCGTGCAAGCCCTTTGACGCGAACCGCAAGGGCCTCAACCTGGGCGAAGGCGCGGCCATGCTCCTGCTCCTGTCCGACGCGGCCGCCGTCAAGCTGGGTTGCAAGCCTCGCTTCCGTGTGCTGGGCTACGGCTCGGCCTGCGACGCTTATCATCCCACCGCGCCCAAGCCGGACGGCGCAGGCCTGCGCGCGGCCCTCTCCGATGCGTTGCGCACATCGAACCTCGCACCTTCGGATATCGCCTTTGTCAACGCCCACGGCACGGGAACCCCCGACAACGACCGCGTGGAAAGCCTGGTCCTGCCCGAGGCCTTGCCTGGAGTGCCCTATCTGTCCACCAAGGGCATGACCGGCCACACCCTGGGCGCGGCCGGAGCCATCGAGGCGGTCTTTACCGCTGCCTGCCTGGAGCTGGGCAAAATCCCGGCCAGCCTGGGCCTTACCCAAGTGGACCCGAGTTTCCCGTCCTCCCCCGTGACGGAGCGTACACAGATTAAGGGCAAAGCAGGTCTGTCCCAGTCCCTGGCTTTCGGCGGCAACAACAGCGCCGTGGTCATCGCTCTTGAAGATACGTAGGTAAGGCATTTGAAGGTCGAGAGGGCTACACCTTCTCGTGATCCCTGTCGAAGTCAATCTCGAAACGCCTGTGATCGCGCAAGAGTCTGGAGAGGCTTGCCCTCCCCGCTTGCCCTGCTCACCAAGGCGGACGCCCCCCGGGCTCGCGCAGTTCAATCGGTCTTCAGAGCAGATTGCTTTTAAGACGCCCGCTCCGGCGCAGACGGCGCAAGTGAATTGCGCCTGCGCCGAAGCTAGCGGCAAGCCATGCCGCCGCATGGCTTGCAGAGCATTTTCAAAAGCAAAATGCTCTAGAGCCGATTGCTTTTAGAGCGTTTTGCACAAGAGCTGGCAGAAACTGGGAAGGGCTTTGCCCTCCCAGACCCTCCCACCAGGGAAATGATTCCCCTGGACCCCCCATTTCAAATGCAATCAGCTTTAAAAGGACTGGCTCTCATCCGCTGCAACACAAGCCAGACCTTCCACGGGCCGAGCTGCCTCGTGACCGGCCGCTGAAACCTGCTCGGGCTTGCGGGCGTTGCGCTTAAAGAACTCCCAAATGACCGAGGCGGCGTCCAGCCCCTGGAAGGCCTCCAAATCGCCATCCGGGACCTTGTTGGGCCAGTAGTGGCCCCAGCCCGCCAGCTCGTAGAACACCACCTCGCTGCCCTGTGCGCACTCGGTCCAGGCCTTGCGCCTGACCTTGGCGTCGCACTGAAAGCTCACCTCGGGCATGCCCTCGCACCTGTTGCGCTTGACCCAGAAGTGCGCGCTCTCGTCGGCGGACAGGAACCAGGCGCTGCTATGCCGCACGCTCTGGCCGCCGTAGAAGGGCACGGTTTCATCGGCGTTGCCGTGAAACATGAGCACGGACACCGGCGGTGTGTCTTCGGTTGCAGCAGGGGATGGCGCAGGCGAAGACGGCGGCAGAGTCGGAGAAGCCATGGCCAGGTTTACCGGTGATTCGCCCACGAAGTGGTCCTGGGACTCGAAGATGAGCCTGCCGCCGACGCTGGCCGCCATCGTGGCCACGGCGGCCACCTGTTCGGGGTGGAGCGCGGCGTAATGAAAGGCCAGCATGCCGCCGTTGGAAGTGCCCACCAGGAAGACCTGCGCCGGATCGATATCCAGGCGTTCCGAAACCTCGCCAATGGCCTCGTAAAGAAAACCGATGTCGTCCACACCGGTCTGCTGGGCCATGGCGCAGCAGAAGCCTGCGTTCCAGTGCTGCAGGAGGCCGAACAGGCCCACTCCTTCCGGGTACAGGACCACGAAGCCGTCACGCTCTGCCAACTCGTTGAAGCCGCTGAAGCGGGCCGTGGCCTCGCCCGTGGAGAACGCGCCATGGAGCACGACCACCAAGGGCGCGGGACGGCCAGAAACATAGCTCTTGGGTACATGCAGCAGATACTCGCGCCGAAAACCCATGTCACCACGCTCCATGGTGCGCAGGTAGGTGCCGGGGCCTGGCTCACGGCCCTCGGGCAGCCTGGCGGCGCACCCCACGGCCAGCCATGTCAGGATCAAGGTTAGGGCAAGCGGCCAGCATATTGCGCGAACCCAGGCAAGCGTTACCTCCCAGCTCACGCCGCATGCCTTCCGCTCAAGCACATGGGGGAGTAGGTCACCGCGGCACGCTCGGCCACCAGCTCGTCGGGGCTGAGCCGCGCCATGGTAGCCAGGGCATGGGCCAATACCCAGGCCCAGCCGCTGTAGCCGGCTGGGCTCGGATGAAATCCATCCTCGGCAAGCTGATCCGGCCGTGGCAAGGGAGTCTGGCAGTGGCTTAAGCCCGGCAGGCGCGAAACAAGCTGCCGGGCCTCACGGTCAAGGACCCGTGCCCGCCGGCCAAGGCAATCCCTTAGGGGCTGCGGCAGGGCCGTGAAACGCTCCACCGGCGGCACACCAGCCAGCAGCACCGGAATATTGCCGCTACGCTCGCGCAGCGCCAGGACGAGCGAAGCGAGATCCTGGGCCCATTTGGCGGGCGCACGGAACGCGACCACGTCATTG
Encoded proteins:
- a CDS encoding phosphopantetheine-binding protein yields the protein MTTSAKLRDILVNELNLEDVTPEELTDDTALFGEGLGLDSLDAVEIVVLVQKHFGVEIKDMEEGKTAFQNIGSLASFIDARKAQ
- a CDS encoding beta-ketoacyl-[acyl-carrier-protein] synthase family protein, whose translation is MSIRGRGVAVAGLGCLCAAGLSVDECVRALFRGERDPRPPARLSTNLPTRNPVFELPESFIAVEPLARREDTTLTAAMAVATAREALTMAGLTPAALSGLRVGALVGTTVGSAMNNEEFYREYRTGGRPSMKPITRFLHSNPASVLAREFDLRGPVQTVVNACSSGTDAVGLAAEWIAAGLCDAVLAGGSDELCRVTYLGFNSLMIFDSEPCKPFDANRKGLNLGEGAAMLLLLSDAAAVKLGCKPRFRVLGYGSACDAYHPTAPKPDGAGLRAALSDALRTSNLAPSDIAFVNAHGTGTPDNDRVESLVLPEALPGVPYLSTKGMTGHTLGAAGAIEAVFTAACLELGKIPASLGLTQVDPSFPSSPVTERTQIKGKAGLSQSLAFGGNNSAVVIALEDT
- a CDS encoding SGNH/GDSL hydrolase family protein, which produces MNANKRFRSADRNGLGRGMHAGWLALLLPVLVAQATYTRLTTPRLPVAAGPDEGEIPGRYPALRFLALGESTVAGVGAATQDQALTCQCARWLRDLTGRAVCWKAVGLSGGNARSLLVRMRAMERVEADFALVVLGVNDVVAFRAPAKWAQDLASLVLALRERSGNIPVLLAGVPPVERFTALPQPLRDCLGRRARVLDREARQLVSRLPGLSHCQTPLPRPDQLAEDGFHPSPAGYSGWAWVLAHALATMARLSPDELVAERAAVTYSPMCLSGRHAA
- a CDS encoding alpha/beta hydrolase family esterase translates to MSWEVTLAWVRAICWPLALTLILTWLAVGCAARLPEGREPGPGTYLRTMERGDMGFRREYLLHVPKSYVSGRPAPLVVVLHGAFSTGEATARFSGFNELAERDGFVVLYPEGVGLFGLLQHWNAGFCCAMAQQTGVDDIGFLYEAIGEVSERLDIDPAQVFLVGTSNGGMLAFHYAALHPEQVAAVATMAASVGGRLIFESQDHFVGESPVNLAMASPTLPPSSPAPSPAATEDTPPVSVLMFHGNADETVPFYGGQSVRHSSAWFLSADESAHFWVKRNRCEGMPEVSFQCDAKVRRKAWTECAQGSEVVFYELAGWGHYWPNKVPDGDLEAFQGLDAASVIWEFFKRNARKPEQVSAAGHEAARPVEGLACVAADESQSF